The Poecilia reticulata strain Guanapo linkage group LG10, Guppy_female_1.0+MT, whole genome shotgun sequence sequence atcatgttataatgttataccctcatcaaaaacgtacctgcagtgttgccttgattctttcgtgcatgttttagaaatcatttaattcctgtggcaaccatttagctgtacaaaacacctgggtgAACCTAGCTCTGCTTTTGAGATGCAGCTTCTCCTCGGGCAACTCTCCTCCAtgacacccccccccccactcagctccttcagactagccagcagcaattagcaaactccTGGCAGAACTGCGCAACTGATGAACTCATAATACGAGCCACTTCTCAGTGAAAGGGTGGTCAAAACATTAAATGGTTAATAGATGAGTGATGACTTCCTAAAGATTCAGAgagcaggactttcttaaagagacagagactcaatttcaaggtgctaaataatgaagtcaaatttcttttaggtcATATTTCACAGATATAGCATTTTTGAAGGTAacgtagttacttgattgtgctgtaaaatggaaCCATGTGGCTGTAAAACACTATAGTGCCCCTTTTAAGAGCATACAAGACATAATTTGTTGTCATTGTTGTAGCTAACTGTTGTTGATTCCACAACTAGTGGATAAATAGCAACAAATTTGCTTGCTAATCCAAAGCGCACTTCCTCATTTACTACTTCTAGAAAGTCTCCTCTGCAATCTGATTGTTTACATACCAGGGGTCTCTGCAAATTTCGTAGTTCCTTCCTGACGTCTGGCTATCAATGTTACCTTTACTTCATCTtcaaatgttcttgttttccacagattttaaatgaaagcaaaaagcaCCACGACATCCTccaaagtaactttttggaCAGCTACAAAAATCTCACCATTAAAACAATGGTCATGTTGGAGTGGCTCAGCTCCCACTGCCCCAACACCTCCTACGCCATGAAGATCGACTCGGACACCTTCCTCAATGTACGCAACCTCGTCGACATGCTCCTGAAAGCTCCCCGCCACGACTACATGACAGGCCTGGTGGCGCGGGGCGCCGCCGTTCTTCGAGACCCGACTTCCAAGTGGTTTCTGTCGCCCAACGTCTTCCCCGAGGATTCGTACCCTCCGTACGCGCTGGGAGTTGGCTATGTCTTGTCCCTGGATCTGCCCAAGCGGATACTGGAAGCGTCCAAAAAGGTTCAGGCTGTCTACATCGAAGATGTGTACATGGGTTTGTGCATGAGACATTTAGGGATTCAGCTGACGGATCCTCCTCGCGGCGGTTTGTTTGTTGTCAACATGCCTTCAGAAAGGACGGACTGCTACTTCGCCTCCGTCATTGTCACATTACTGCACAACTCTGAGCAGATTTTGGATGTATGGAATGCTTATGAGACTCGACCAGACTGCTAGACCTTCAACATTTGGTGGCATTTTCTCCCACGTGCACATGTACCCTGCTGGGGAGGAAACCGTTTACAGGAGATGGAATGTAGAAGAAGTTTCGAAACTGTGTGCAACGACTGTGCAATTACTTAAAGTctaatttattacttttttaaaaagattgtataagttgacatgtttttcatattattacTGTTCCAACATATCAAGGGAGAGTCCCTCCCAAGTGCACCTCtatttttgagtgttttcacATTATGCAGGAAACTAGAGTAAAACAAAGGCAAGAATAATATTAGTGTGTTTCTTCAAGCTGtgcaataaactttttttttttaacaaagctaCATTATTCCCTTCATACAGTTATTTTAATGAGCAAACAAAGACATTAGAAGCTAAATGACTTGAGCCTGAGGCGGATGACAGCACTAACAGCAGTGTGCTGTACCTACAACACATTGTgccattgtttatttttatagaaatcaAATCCCTGCATGCCTGGACATTCTTTGTTAGGTTGGTATTTTCcagaattttctctttttctttgtaaatacaAACTTTAGCTCATTAATCCTGAAATTTTGTTGCAATTTGGTAACTTTTTGGTGACAGTTAAAGCCCCTTTGATAGCCACGTATAACAAGAGCTTTCTTCAACAACTGACTCAAGATACTCATTTATTATAAATGAAGAATAAATGCTGTGGATACTGTGGTTACCTCACGACAAGGAGGTTTTTGGTCCAAATCCTAACTGAAACCTTAATGGCAAATTGACTTGGTTCTTGTCCTGGCCTGTCCATGTTGTGATAGCCTGACAACAATCTGTTTAAGTGTTTGTTACCTCTTCCTCATCAACGcctggagacaggcaccaggCCCCCTGGTGACGCTCAACAGGATTAAGTGGAAACAGAAGAGACAGTGATGAATGGGATAACTTGTTCATATTCCAAACATACGTCTTCACTAATTTTACATCACTGTATGAATCCTCTGGTTAACCAGTTTATGTTTACCGCTGACAAACATTTCCACTGCATAGAAAATTTATTCTttgcactttttacttttacaaatcaatccaGATCtataaaatgtgactttttgacaaaaatttgCAAACACCAAAACCTCCttaatgtcaaattaaaaactgatttctgcaaaatgacaaatataaCTATTAAATGTAGAGCCTTAACCCTCACCCCCAAAAAAcccaaagtaaaaacagaatggTAGGGATATCCTACGTTTATCCCTGCTTGTTAAGGGGATAAAGGAAGTGACTGCAACCAAAGGAGAATTACTAAATACTGACTTGGGGGTGGAGAATATTTATGCAGTCTGTAGGTGAGCTTCCATTACAAACATTAGCAAAACTTTGccaatattccgctaatgtcgaaaaaactacattttgcaattgcggtgttCCCATTAAATAAGAACCACAATCAAAAATCACATGCGAATTAAGTTTGTAGAAGTAGAAGTAGCTGCTTGATCCAAAGACTAACgcagtgtaaaaacaaaagtagcaaaACGTCTTTCACCAAAACCACCATGATATTTTTGCACTGCTTCAGATTTATCCTACCTTAACGAGAAAGATTCTACTCTCAGTACAAGTTTCAGACAGAAAGATTAAAGGTGCTGTACTGCCTCCAACCTCCATATCCTATGAAAATAAGTCAAGATTTCTGAGTAAATAACCACCAAATGTGAACATGACAACCTTTTAAAAGtcttataaatgtatatttttggagTTGGTTTGTTACGGAATAACACTGTTTAGGACTCAATCCTTATCAGATTAGCCATTAGATTCAGCCTTCGGATTCGACTAATCTGGATTTAAGCGTAGCTGCCAAGGGAGTTATCCACTCCGGTTAAGACGTTAGCTACTTATAACCTTCCAACAGTAATTCACTCCTAAAATCATGAGCCATCTTCTT is a genomic window containing:
- the LOC103471021 gene encoding beta-1,3-galactosyltransferase 5-like isoform X1, producing the protein MTLCQKVPERCESKWILSKVELNLDHRMHLSPPLKMFHSSLCSEKSPWKGARRWLFYVMLSLMLGVLVLYSWFSPSWRPLLIQRDDNKTAVNTISPSHYIPSQFYVEYPYQYHFILDEPNRCRQESPFMVVMIPVAPQSKEARDIIRRTWGRENRVLGQLVSYFFLLGKSRIGNDAEPPDEQILNESKKHHDILQSNFLDSYKNLTIKTMVMLEWLSSHCPNTSYAMKIDSDTFLNVRNLVDMLLKAPRHDYMTGLVARGAAVLRDPTSKWFLSPNVFPEDSYPPYALGVGYVLSLDLPKRILEASKKVQAVYIEDVYMGLCMRHLGIQLTDPPRGGLFVVNMPSERTDCYFASVIVTLLHNSEQILDVWNAYETRPDC
- the LOC103471021 gene encoding beta-1,3-galactosyltransferase 2-like isoform X3 — translated: MGSHQSSCEKSPWKGARRWLFYVMLSLMLGVLVLYSWFSPSWRPLLIQRDDNKTAVNTISPSHYIPSQFYVEYPYQYHFILDEPNRCRQESPFMVVMIPVAPQSKEARDIIRRTWGRENRVLGQLVSYFFLLGKSRIGNDAEPPDEQILNESKKHHDILQSNFLDSYKNLTIKTMVMLEWLSSHCPNTSYAMKIDSDTFLNVRNLVDMLLKAPRHDYMTGLVARGAAVLRDPTSKWFLSPNVFPEDSYPPYALGVGYVLSLDLPKRILEASKKVQAVYIEDVYMGLCMRHLGIQLTDPPRGGLFVVNMPSERTDCYFASVIVTLLHNSEQILDVWNAYETRPDC
- the LOC103471021 gene encoding beta-1,3-galactosyltransferase 2-like isoform X2; protein product: MHLSPPLKMFHSSLCSEKSPWKGARRWLFYVMLSLMLGVLVLYSWFSPSWRPLLIQRDDNKTAVNTISPSHYIPSQFYVEYPYQYHFILDEPNRCRQESPFMVVMIPVAPQSKEARDIIRRTWGRENRVLGQLVSYFFLLGKSRIGNDAEPPDEQILNESKKHHDILQSNFLDSYKNLTIKTMVMLEWLSSHCPNTSYAMKIDSDTFLNVRNLVDMLLKAPRHDYMTGLVARGAAVLRDPTSKWFLSPNVFPEDSYPPYALGVGYVLSLDLPKRILEASKKVQAVYIEDVYMGLCMRHLGIQLTDPPRGGLFVVNMPSERTDCYFASVIVTLLHNSEQILDVWNAYETRPDC